The Nocardioides sp. S-1144 genome includes a region encoding these proteins:
- a CDS encoding MXAN_6640 family putative metalloprotease produces the protein MRHRPLSTALALVVATLATALAAPPSTAAPGGTTAVASAPAAPAADPGPAAGGAERDTTVLVRATDALGGGGATRADRPDATLALRDLFLARARLGEVGDRFAGGLLARPTDGDRDPYADGYSARQRQRCGAKVCVHWVNRTEDRASRAWVDTTLRVMGKVWKHHVRTLGYRPPAPDGRRGGNALFDVYLKDLGSKGVYGYCAPERKVPGESKQASGFCVLDNDFAREQFGRRPLETLRVTAAHEFFHAIQFAHDFGEDPWLMESTATWIEGRFAARVDDNRIYLPYGQLGRPGTSLDLYEPSGYAHYGNWTFWEFLAARLGPDVVRDVWWRAGTGGRMPDDYSTQALRRVLADHGGLRRRFAAYAAGNTMPARTYPEGSAYAAAPVTTRRVTASRPRVRLAPRIDHLSSRSVVLRPGRSLARRWRLEVRIDGPDAVRSPAALVTVRRADGSVQRRQVRLDRTGAGRMRVAFGRRAVRTVTVTLANASTRVLCDTGTSLACQGSPLDDRVRFRTTAVAVRR, from the coding sequence ATGCGTCACCGTCCCCTCTCCACCGCGCTCGCGCTCGTCGTCGCGACCCTGGCCACCGCACTCGCCGCGCCGCCGTCCACGGCGGCGCCCGGTGGCACGACCGCCGTGGCGTCCGCCCCCGCTGCCCCCGCGGCCGACCCCGGCCCCGCAGCCGGAGGCGCGGAGAGGGACACCACCGTGCTCGTCCGCGCCACCGACGCCCTCGGCGGTGGCGGTGCCACTCGCGCGGACCGGCCCGACGCGACGCTGGCCCTGCGCGACCTCTTCCTCGCCCGGGCCCGGCTCGGCGAGGTCGGCGACCGGTTCGCCGGCGGGCTGCTCGCCCGGCCGACCGACGGCGACCGCGACCCGTACGCCGACGGCTACTCCGCCCGACAGCGGCAGCGCTGCGGCGCGAAGGTCTGCGTGCACTGGGTGAACCGCACCGAGGACCGGGCGAGCCGGGCGTGGGTCGACACGACGCTGCGGGTGATGGGCAAGGTGTGGAAGCACCACGTCCGCACGCTCGGCTACCGCCCGCCGGCACCGGACGGCCGCCGGGGCGGCAACGCCCTGTTCGACGTCTACCTCAAGGACCTGGGCAGCAAGGGCGTCTACGGCTACTGCGCTCCCGAGCGGAAGGTGCCCGGCGAGTCCAAGCAGGCCAGCGGCTTCTGCGTCCTCGACAACGACTTCGCCCGCGAGCAGTTCGGACGCCGTCCGCTCGAGACGCTCCGGGTCACCGCCGCCCACGAGTTCTTCCACGCGATCCAGTTCGCCCACGACTTCGGTGAGGACCCGTGGCTGATGGAGTCGACGGCGACCTGGATCGAGGGCCGCTTCGCCGCCCGGGTCGACGACAACCGCATCTACCTGCCCTACGGGCAGCTCGGCCGACCCGGCACCTCCCTCGACCTCTACGAGCCCAGCGGCTACGCCCACTACGGGAACTGGACGTTCTGGGAGTTCCTCGCCGCCCGGCTCGGCCCCGACGTCGTCCGCGACGTCTGGTGGCGCGCCGGGACCGGCGGCCGGATGCCCGACGACTACTCCACCCAGGCCCTGCGCCGGGTGCTGGCCGACCACGGCGGCCTGCGACGCCGGTTCGCGGCCTACGCCGCCGGCAACACCATGCCCGCCCGCACCTACCCCGAGGGCAGCGCCTACGCCGCCGCGCCGGTCACGACCCGCCGGGTGACGGCGTCCCGCCCCCGCGTGCGGCTGGCGCCCCGCATCGACCACCTCAGCTCGCGCTCGGTGGTGCTGCGCCCCGGCCGGTCGCTGGCCCGGCGCTGGCGGCTCGAGGTGCGCATCGACGGGCCGGACGCCGTCCGGTCACCGGCCGCGCTCGTCACGGTCCGGCGCGCCGACGGCTCCGTGCAGCGCCGTCAGGTCCGGCTGGACCGCACCGGGGCCGGGCGGATGCGCGTCGCGTTCGGCCGCCGGGCGGTGCGGACGGTGACCGTCACCCTGGCCAACGCCTCGACCAGGGTCCTCTGCGACACCGGCACGTCGCTCGCCTGCCAGGGCTCGCCCCTCGACGACCGGGTGCGCTTCCGCACGACCGCCGTGGCCGTGCGGCGCTGA
- a CDS encoding adenylyltransferase/cytidyltransferase family protein: MPESRTVITFGTFDVFHVGHLRVIQRAAELGDRLVVGVSADELNLRKKGRAPVFSQAERLAIVAALKPVDAVFVEESLELKRHYITEHAADVLVMGDDWAGRFDEFEDICEVVYLPRTPAISTTALIEKISAGS; the protein is encoded by the coding sequence ATGCCCGAGAGCCGCACCGTCATCACCTTCGGCACGTTCGACGTCTTCCACGTCGGCCACCTCCGCGTCATCCAGCGGGCCGCCGAGCTCGGTGACCGGCTGGTCGTCGGTGTCTCGGCCGACGAGCTCAACCTGCGCAAGAAGGGCCGTGCGCCCGTCTTCAGCCAGGCCGAGCGACTGGCGATCGTGGCGGCGCTCAAGCCGGTCGACGCGGTGTTCGTGGAGGAGAGCCTCGAGCTCAAGCGGCACTACATCACCGAGCACGCCGCCGACGTGCTGGTGATGGGCGACGACTGGGCCGGGCGCTTCGACGAGTTCGAGGACATCTGCGAGGTCGTCTACCTCCCGCGCACGCCGGCCATCTCCACCACGGCGCTGATCGAGAAGATCTCCGCCGGCAGCTGA
- a CDS encoding DUF445 domain-containing protein produces the protein MPTTAFRDDAPGPAPGTPPRTAPVPALAADPAADALRLRALRRMRAVALSLLVLAAVVYAVTLDRDGFLGFVNAGAEASMVGAIADWFAVTALFRHPLGLPIPHTALIPRRKDDLGRGLEDFVGENFLQEGIIRDRIGAAGVSARLGEWLGEEANARRVVDEVAEVASIALGKVRDEHVEALVTEALVPRFRDEPIAPLLGGLLGEAVRDDVHHGLVDLLFAELHDWLRENPGTVQAVIEERAPWWAPDSLNEKVSARAHVEMVKWVGDIRSDPDHRARRALDSMLAQLATDLLEDPSTQERAERLKTRLLEHPAVVTSGISLWKALQRALRTSLADPDGAVRARLLTEVSSFSARLGEDAALRRRLDGLAADAVVFVVERYGRDLTAVITHTIEQWDGREAAKKIELHVGRDLQFIRINGTIVGGLVGVLIHTIAVVIH, from the coding sequence ATGCCGACCACTGCTTTCCGGGACGACGCGCCCGGACCCGCGCCCGGGACGCCGCCCCGGACCGCGCCGGTGCCCGCGCTCGCCGCCGACCCGGCGGCCGACGCCCTCCGGCTGCGGGCCCTGCGCCGGATGCGGGCGGTGGCCCTGTCGCTGCTCGTCCTCGCCGCCGTCGTCTACGCCGTGACGCTCGACCGCGACGGCTTCCTCGGCTTCGTCAACGCCGGCGCCGAGGCCTCGATGGTCGGCGCCATCGCCGACTGGTTCGCCGTGACGGCCCTGTTCCGCCACCCCCTCGGCCTGCCGATCCCGCACACCGCGCTGATCCCGCGCCGCAAGGACGACCTCGGGCGTGGTCTGGAGGACTTCGTCGGGGAGAACTTCCTCCAGGAGGGGATCATCCGCGACCGGATCGGTGCCGCCGGCGTGTCGGCGCGGCTGGGGGAGTGGCTCGGCGAGGAGGCCAACGCGCGGCGGGTGGTCGACGAGGTCGCCGAGGTCGCCTCCATCGCGCTCGGGAAGGTGCGCGACGAGCACGTCGAGGCCCTGGTGACCGAGGCGCTGGTGCCGCGGTTCCGCGACGAGCCGATCGCCCCGCTGCTGGGCGGGCTGCTGGGCGAGGCGGTGCGTGACGACGTCCACCACGGGCTGGTCGACCTGCTCTTCGCCGAGCTGCACGACTGGCTGCGGGAGAACCCCGGCACCGTCCAGGCGGTCATCGAGGAGCGCGCGCCGTGGTGGGCGCCCGACAGCCTCAACGAGAAGGTGTCGGCCCGCGCCCACGTCGAGATGGTGAAGTGGGTCGGCGACATCCGCTCCGACCCCGACCACCGGGCCCGCCGGGCGCTCGACTCGATGCTCGCCCAGCTGGCCACCGACCTGCTCGAGGACCCCTCGACCCAGGAGCGCGCCGAGCGGCTCAAGACCCGGCTGCTGGAGCACCCGGCGGTCGTCACGTCCGGGATCTCGCTGTGGAAGGCGCTGCAGCGGGCGCTGCGCACCTCGCTCGCCGACCCCGACGGGGCGGTGCGCGCCCGCCTGCTGACCGAGGTCTCGAGCTTCTCGGCCCGCCTCGGCGAGGACGCCGCCCTGCGCCGCCGGCTGGACGGGCTGGCCGCCGACGCGGTGGTCTTCGTCGTCGAGCGCTACGGCCGCGACCTCACCGCCGTCATCACCCACACCATCGAGCAGTGGGACGGCCGGGAGGCCGCGAAGAAGATCGAGCTGCACGTCGGGCGCGACCTGCAGTTCATCCGGATCAACGGCACGATCGTCGGTGGACTGGTGGGGGTGCTCATCCACACGATCGCGGTGGTGATTCACTGA
- a CDS encoding RNA-binding S4 domain-containing protein: MADPVHVAIEDESIKLGQFLKLANLVESGSEAKHLLAAGQVKVNGAAETRRGRQLVNGDLVSVAAQSARVSDGSTPDDFPW; encoded by the coding sequence ATGGCAGACCCCGTGCACGTGGCGATCGAGGACGAGTCGATCAAGCTGGGCCAGTTCCTGAAGCTCGCGAATCTCGTCGAGTCCGGCTCCGAGGCCAAGCACCTCCTGGCCGCCGGCCAGGTCAAGGTGAACGGCGCCGCCGAGACCCGGCGCGGCCGTCAGCTCGTCAATGGCGACCTGGTCTCGGTCGCCGCGCAGTCGGCTCGCGTGAGCGACGGCAGCACCCCTGACGACTTCCCCTGGTGA
- a CDS encoding FKBP-type peptidyl-prolyl cis-trans isomerase — protein sequence MDKPEIDFPDFEPPADLVVTDVVEGDGPEAAAGQTVKVHYVGVAHSSGEEFDASYNRGEPLQFRLGIGQVISGWDQGVQGMKVGGRRQLVIPPHLGYGDRGAGGVIKPGETLIFVVDLLEVR from the coding sequence ATGGACAAGCCCGAGATCGACTTCCCCGACTTCGAACCCCCCGCCGACCTGGTCGTCACCGACGTCGTCGAGGGCGACGGCCCCGAGGCCGCCGCCGGACAGACCGTCAAGGTCCACTACGTCGGCGTCGCCCACTCCAGCGGCGAGGAGTTCGACGCCTCCTACAACCGCGGTGAGCCGCTCCAGTTCCGCCTGGGCATCGGCCAGGTCATCTCGGGCTGGGACCAGGGTGTGCAGGGCATGAAGGTCGGCGGACGCCGCCAGCTCGTCATCCCGCCGCACCTCGGCTACGGCGACCGCGGCGCCGGTGGCGTCATCAAGCCCGGCGAGACCCTGATCTTCGTCGTCGACCTGCTCGAGGTCCGCTGA
- a CDS encoding CBS domain-containing protein codes for MRIGEILEAKASHAIVTITPQAGVRELLALLAEHNIGALVVSADGASLDGIVSERDVVRHLHADGTVVNNTVAAIMTSEVETCGPDDDLDQVMTTMTSRRFRHVPVVDDGRLVGIVSIGDVVKHKIGQLQFERDQLDSYVHQS; via the coding sequence ATGCGCATCGGCGAGATCCTCGAGGCCAAGGCGAGCCACGCCATCGTCACCATCACTCCTCAGGCGGGGGTGCGCGAGCTCCTCGCCCTCCTCGCCGAGCACAACATCGGGGCCCTGGTCGTCAGCGCCGACGGGGCCTCGCTCGACGGCATCGTCAGCGAGCGCGACGTCGTGCGCCACCTCCACGCCGACGGCACGGTCGTCAACAACACGGTCGCGGCGATCATGACCTCCGAGGTCGAGACGTGCGGGCCCGACGACGACCTCGACCAGGTCATGACGACGATGACCTCGCGGCGCTTCCGGCACGTCCCGGTGGTCGACGACGGCCGGCTCGTCGGCATCGTCTCGATCGGCGACGTCGTCAAGCACAAGATCGGCCAGCTGCAGTTCGAGCGCGACCAGCTCGACTCCTACGTGCACCAGTCCTGA
- a CDS encoding inositol monophosphatase family protein, whose protein sequence is MAHPDYTDDLRLAHVLADDADSLTSARFKALDLHVMSKPDLTPVTDADQAVEEGIRRTLSRVRSRDAITGEEQGSSGNSKRRWIVDPIDGTKNFVRGVPVWATLIALAVDDEVVLGVVSAPQLQRRWWASKGGGAYTGRSLLKATAMQVSDVRRLEDASLSYASFHGWEERGRLDDFMSLARRCWRTRAYGDFWSYMLLAEGAVDLAAEPELEVYDMAALDIIVREAGGRFTSLDGSDGPWGGNVLASNGHLHEAALSFLGGLPDDHDGDADWPSSGPGSVSDLWSRRVRTSDEPAD, encoded by the coding sequence GTGGCGCACCCCGATTACACCGACGACCTCCGGCTGGCCCACGTGCTGGCCGACGACGCCGACTCGCTGACCAGCGCCCGGTTCAAGGCGCTCGACCTGCACGTGATGAGCAAGCCGGACCTCACCCCGGTCACCGACGCCGACCAGGCCGTCGAGGAGGGCATCCGGCGCACCCTGTCGCGGGTGCGCTCGCGCGACGCCATCACCGGCGAGGAGCAGGGGAGCAGCGGCAACTCCAAGCGCCGCTGGATCGTCGACCCGATCGACGGGACCAAGAACTTCGTCCGCGGCGTGCCCGTGTGGGCCACGCTGATCGCGCTCGCCGTCGACGACGAGGTCGTGCTCGGCGTCGTGTCGGCCCCGCAGCTCCAGCGCCGCTGGTGGGCCTCCAAGGGCGGCGGCGCCTACACCGGCCGCTCGCTGCTCAAGGCCACGGCGATGCAGGTCTCCGACGTGCGCCGGCTCGAGGACGCCTCGCTGTCGTACGCCTCGTTCCACGGCTGGGAGGAGCGCGGGCGCCTCGACGACTTCATGTCGCTCGCGCGCCGCTGCTGGCGCACCCGCGCCTACGGCGACTTCTGGTCCTACATGCTCCTCGCCGAGGGGGCCGTCGACCTCGCCGCCGAGCCCGAGCTCGAGGTCTACGACATGGCCGCGCTCGACATCATCGTCCGCGAGGCCGGGGGCCGGTTCACCTCCCTCGACGGCTCCGACGGCCCGTGGGGCGGCAACGTCCTGGCCTCCAACGGGCACCTGCACGAGGCGGCGCTGTCGTTCCTCGGCGGGCTGCCCGACGACCACGACGGCGACGCCGACTGGCCGTCGTCGGGCCCCGGGAGCGTCAGCGACCTCTGGTCGCGGCGGGTCCGCACCTCCGACGAGCCGGCCGACTGA
- a CDS encoding DUF2231 domain-containing protein: MEINGLPLHALVVHAAVVFGPVAALAGILYAVVPRWRDRLRWPLVALAAVALVSIWVAYLSGESLEEANPTFYTDPARAELLDTHESRANLLRFSITGFAVLAFVAAWLHTRSGTTRIALGVLVAGTAVLSLVYTVLTGEAGAQMKWAGYQS, translated from the coding sequence ATGGAGATCAACGGACTGCCGCTGCACGCCCTCGTCGTGCACGCCGCGGTCGTGTTCGGACCGGTCGCCGCCCTCGCCGGCATCCTGTACGCCGTCGTGCCTCGCTGGCGCGACCGGCTGCGCTGGCCGCTCGTCGCCCTGGCCGCCGTCGCGCTCGTGTCGATCTGGGTGGCCTACCTGTCGGGGGAGAGCCTCGAGGAGGCCAACCCGACCTTCTACACCGACCCCGCCCGGGCCGAGCTGCTCGACACCCACGAGTCCCGCGCCAACCTGCTGCGGTTCTCGATCACCGGCTTCGCGGTGCTCGCCTTCGTCGCCGCCTGGCTGCACACCCGCTCCGGCACGACCCGGATCGCCCTCGGCGTGCTGGTGGCCGGCACCGCCGTGCTCTCGCTGGTCTACACCGTCCTCACCGGCGAGGCCGGCGCCCAGATGAAGTGGGCCGGCTACCAGAGCTGA
- the rsgA gene encoding ribosome small subunit-dependent GTPase A: protein MSGHRYSDHDVEHYDRPRRRTRPRTKERPSYDDAVEGVVVTVDRGRFTLLVGATTVLAVKARPLGRKGVVVGDRVRVVGDSSGDDGTLARIVEVVPRTTTLRRTADDDDPVERVIVSNAEQLVVVTALADPDPQPRLIDRALVAAYDSGMKPLLCLTKADLRDPESLLSTYRSLGVPWVVTQRGGDLAEVREHLVGRTSVLVGSSGVGKSTLVNALVPDAFREVGIVNAVTGRGRHTSTSAYMLALPGTVDGTVDGTADGTADDVVGGWIIDTPGIRSFGLAHVRPEDLIGAFPDLDEMTEDCPRGCTHGEDEPECGLDEALAAGRADPERVSSFRRLLAARSVSDY, encoded by the coding sequence ATGTCGGGCCACCGCTACTCCGACCACGACGTCGAGCACTACGACCGCCCCCGGCGCCGCACCCGCCCCCGCACCAAGGAGCGCCCCTCCTACGACGACGCCGTCGAGGGCGTCGTGGTCACCGTGGACCGCGGCCGCTTCACCCTGCTGGTCGGCGCGACCACCGTGCTGGCGGTCAAGGCGCGTCCGCTGGGCCGCAAGGGCGTCGTCGTGGGCGACCGGGTGCGCGTCGTCGGCGACTCCTCCGGCGACGACGGCACCCTGGCCCGCATCGTCGAGGTGGTCCCGCGCACGACGACCCTGCGCCGCACCGCCGACGACGACGACCCCGTCGAGCGGGTCATCGTCTCGAACGCCGAGCAGCTCGTCGTCGTCACCGCGCTGGCCGACCCGGACCCGCAGCCCCGGCTGATCGACCGGGCCCTGGTCGCGGCCTACGACTCCGGCATGAAGCCGCTGCTGTGCCTGACCAAGGCCGACCTGCGCGACCCCGAGTCGCTGCTGTCGACCTACCGCTCGCTGGGGGTGCCGTGGGTGGTGACGCAGCGCGGCGGCGACCTGGCCGAGGTGCGCGAGCACCTCGTGGGCCGCACCAGCGTGCTGGTCGGGTCGAGCGGCGTCGGCAAGTCCACCCTCGTCAACGCCCTCGTGCCGGACGCCTTCCGCGAGGTCGGCATCGTCAACGCGGTGACCGGCCGGGGCCGCCACACCTCCACGTCGGCCTACATGCTGGCGCTGCCCGGCACGGTCGACGGCACGGTCGACGGCACGGCCGACGGCACGGCCGATGACGTGGTCGGCGGCTGGATCATCGACACCCCGGGCATCCGCTCCTTCGGGCTGGCCCACGTGCGGCCCGAGGACCTGATCGGCGCCTTCCCCGACCTCGACGAGATGACCGAGGACTGCCCGCGCGGGTGCACGCACGGCGAGGACGAGCCCGAGTGCGGCCTCGACGAGGCGCTCGCGGCTGGGCGGGCCGACCCCGAGCGGGTCTCGTCGTTCCGGCGGCTGCTCGCCGCGCGTAGCGTCAGCGACTACTGA
- the aroA gene encoding 3-phosphoshikimate 1-carboxyvinyltransferase, which yields MAQQPVQQSTQRSAQRSAPPADPWPAPRFHDAVDAVVSLPGSKSLANRALVLAAISDGPSVVRRALRSRDTLLMAAGLTALGATIDTSGVDWAVTPGAFTSDVTIDCGLAGTVMRFVPPVAGLSSGTVAFDGDPHMRSRPIGEVLLALRALGVDVRDDARGSLPFAVHGTGSVRGGTVVIDASASSQFVSALLLAGARFDEGVDVRHDGKPVPSLPHIDMTVAVLRENGVDVDDSEANRWAVAPGRVEAVDRTIEPDLSNAAPFLALAAVTGGSVTVRDWPTSTTQPGDELRSILALMGCAVDRTAEGLRVTGPDRLTGVDLDLHDVGELTPAVAALCALADGPSHLRGVAHIRGHETDRLAALATELGALGAGVDEHPDGLTIRPAPLRGGVFHTYADHRMAHAGVIIGAAVDGVLVEDVATTSKTFPDFAGFWSALV from the coding sequence TTGGCCCAGCAGCCGGTGCAACAGTCGACACAGCGGTCGGCACAGCGGTCGGCGCCGCCGGCCGACCCCTGGCCGGCCCCCCGGTTCCACGACGCGGTCGACGCGGTGGTGTCGCTGCCCGGCAGCAAGTCGCTGGCGAACCGCGCGCTCGTGCTGGCCGCGATCTCCGACGGCCCCTCGGTCGTGAGGCGGGCCCTCCGCTCGCGCGACACCCTGCTCATGGCGGCGGGGCTGACCGCGCTCGGCGCCACGATCGACACCTCCGGGGTCGACTGGGCCGTCACACCGGGCGCGTTCACCTCCGACGTCACCATCGACTGCGGGCTCGCCGGCACCGTGATGCGCTTCGTGCCGCCGGTCGCGGGACTCTCCTCCGGCACGGTCGCGTTCGACGGCGACCCGCACATGCGCAGCCGCCCGATCGGCGAGGTGCTCCTCGCGCTGCGGGCGCTCGGCGTCGACGTGCGCGACGACGCACGGGGCTCGCTGCCCTTCGCCGTCCACGGCACGGGCTCGGTGCGCGGCGGCACCGTGGTCATCGACGCCTCCGCCTCGTCGCAGTTCGTCTCCGCGCTGCTCCTCGCCGGCGCCCGGTTCGACGAGGGCGTCGACGTCCGCCACGACGGCAAGCCGGTGCCCTCACTGCCCCACATCGACATGACGGTCGCCGTCCTGCGGGAGAACGGCGTCGACGTCGACGACTCCGAGGCCAACCGCTGGGCCGTCGCCCCCGGTCGGGTCGAGGCCGTCGACCGCACCATCGAGCCCGACCTGTCGAACGCCGCACCGTTCCTCGCCCTCGCCGCGGTCACGGGGGGCTCGGTCACCGTGCGCGACTGGCCCACCTCGACGACCCAGCCCGGCGACGAGCTGCGCTCGATCCTGGCCCTGATGGGCTGCGCGGTCGATCGGACCGCCGAGGGCCTGCGGGTCACCGGTCCCGACCGGCTCACCGGGGTCGACCTCGACCTGCACGACGTCGGCGAGCTGACGCCGGCCGTCGCGGCGCTGTGTGCCCTGGCCGACGGGCCGTCGCACCTGCGCGGCGTCGCCCACATCCGCGGACACGAGACCGACCGGCTCGCCGCGCTCGCCACCGAGCTCGGTGCGCTCGGCGCCGGGGTCGACGAGCACCCCGACGGGCTCACGATCCGGCCCGCGCCCCTGCGGGGTGGGGTGTTCCACACCTACGCCGACCACCGGATGGCGCACGCCGGCGTCATCATCGGCGCCGCCGTCGACGGCGTGCTGGTCGAGGACGTCGCCACCACCAGCAAGACGTTCCCCGACTTCGCCGGCTTCTGGTCCGCCCTCGTGTGA
- a CDS encoding DoxX family protein, with translation MSLSRLIARPLLASGFVFGAVNALRNADVVAAKARRVTDKVVPLAQGKGVPVPSDPLTLVRINAGVQIVGALAVGTGRAPRLGAAALAVSMIPTTVAGHAFWAETTPEGKHTQRLQFFKNASMLGGAIIAAGDTDGKPGVAWRARRAAKDARREAKHLAVSAKREARLAKAKVS, from the coding sequence ATGAGCCTCAGCCGTCTGATCGCCCGTCCGCTCCTGGCCTCCGGCTTCGTGTTCGGCGCCGTGAACGCCCTGCGCAACGCCGACGTCGTCGCCGCCAAGGCCCGGCGGGTCACCGACAAGGTCGTCCCGCTCGCCCAGGGCAAGGGGGTCCCGGTCCCGTCCGACCCCCTGACCCTGGTGCGCATCAACGCCGGCGTGCAGATCGTCGGTGCGCTGGCCGTCGGCACCGGGCGGGCACCCCGTCTCGGCGCCGCGGCGCTGGCGGTGTCGATGATCCCGACCACGGTCGCCGGGCACGCGTTCTGGGCCGAGACCACGCCCGAGGGCAAGCACACCCAGCGCCTGCAGTTCTTCAAGAACGCCTCGATGCTCGGCGGCGCGATCATCGCGGCCGGCGACACCGACGGCAAGCCGGGCGTCGCCTGGCGCGCCCGCCGTGCGGCCAAGGACGCCCGCCGCGAGGCCAAGCACCTCGCCGTCTCCGCCAAGCGCGAGGCCAGGCTCGCCAAGGCCAAGGTGTCCTGA
- a CDS encoding SOS response-associated peptidase, whose product MCGRYASSRRPDDLVEEFEVVENRVEKPLEPDFNVAPTKDVYAVVERPPSRDADQPPARQLRTLRWGLVPSWAKDPSIGSRMINARMETVAEKPSFRRAFAKRRCLLPADGYFEWYESAATTKAGKPRKQPFFIRPQDHGTLAMAGLYEIWRDPTRDDDDPARFRWTCTVITTDAEDDLGRIHDRMPLMVEPDRWGPWLDPTTPSETLLDLLVPAAPGRLEAYPVSTAVGNVRNNGPELIEPLPLEESLL is encoded by the coding sequence ATGTGTGGGAGGTACGCGTCGAGCCGGCGACCCGACGACCTCGTCGAGGAGTTCGAGGTCGTCGAGAACCGGGTCGAGAAGCCGCTCGAGCCCGACTTCAACGTCGCGCCCACCAAGGACGTGTACGCCGTCGTCGAGCGGCCGCCGTCGCGGGACGCCGACCAGCCGCCGGCCCGCCAGCTGCGCACGCTGCGGTGGGGTCTGGTCCCGTCGTGGGCCAAGGACCCCTCCATCGGGAGCCGGATGATCAACGCCCGGATGGAGACGGTGGCCGAGAAGCCGTCGTTCCGTCGCGCGTTCGCGAAGCGGCGCTGCCTCCTGCCGGCCGACGGCTACTTCGAGTGGTACGAGTCCGCCGCGACGACCAAGGCCGGCAAGCCCCGCAAGCAGCCCTTCTTCATCCGCCCCCAGGACCACGGCACGCTCGCCATGGCCGGGCTGTACGAGATCTGGCGCGACCCGACCCGCGACGACGACGACCCGGCCCGGTTCCGCTGGACCTGCACCGTCATCACCACCGACGCCGAGGACGACCTCGGACGGATCCACGACCGGATGCCGCTGATGGTCGAGCCGGACCGCTGGGGGCCCTGGCTCGACCCGACGACGCCGTCGGAGACCCTGCTCGACCTGCTCGTCCCGGCGGCGCCCGGGCGGCTCGAGGCCTACCCCGTGTCGACCGCCGTCGGCAACGTGCGCAACAACGGGCCCGAGCTCATCGAGCCGCTGCCCCTCGAGGAGAGCCTGCTGTGA
- a CDS encoding alpha/beta hydrolase family protein, which produces MTRSDLLVDTPHGEGRLVIDRARRPIATVLLGHGAGAGIDTRDLEALASVLPRNDVTVVRFEQPWKRAGRKVATAPATLDAALVAGADRLRTRTPLVVGGRSAGARSAARTAKRLGAVGCLALAFPLHPPGRPEKSRLDELRRTRVATLVVQGERDTMGAPDEFPADVDMAVIPGGDHGFKVPARGPVTQEVALEILVESTLEWIVREIAGNGAWG; this is translated from the coding sequence GTGACCCGGTCCGACCTCCTCGTCGACACCCCGCACGGGGAGGGCCGGCTGGTCATCGACCGCGCGCGCCGCCCGATCGCCACGGTGCTGCTCGGGCACGGCGCCGGGGCCGGCATCGACACCCGCGACCTCGAGGCGCTGGCCTCCGTGCTCCCGCGCAACGACGTCACCGTCGTCCGGTTCGAGCAGCCGTGGAAGCGCGCCGGCCGCAAGGTCGCGACCGCCCCGGCCACCCTCGACGCCGCGCTCGTCGCGGGCGCCGACCGCCTGCGCACCCGCACGCCGCTCGTGGTCGGCGGCCGGTCGGCCGGCGCCCGGTCGGCCGCCCGGACGGCGAAGCGGCTCGGCGCGGTCGGCTGCCTGGCCCTCGCCTTCCCGCTGCACCCGCCCGGCCGGCCCGAGAAGTCCCGGCTCGACGAGCTGCGCCGCACCCGGGTCGCCACGCTCGTCGTCCAGGGGGAGCGCGACACGATGGGCGCGCCCGACGAGTTCCCCGCCGACGTCGACATGGCCGTCATCCCCGGCGGCGACCACGGCTTCAAGGTGCCCGCCCGCGGCCCGGTGACCCAGGAGGTCGCGCTCGAGATCCTGGTGGAGTCGACGCTGGAGTGGATCGTCCGGGAGATCGCCGGGAATGGCGCCTGGGGGTGA